One segment of Bacteroides caecimuris DNA contains the following:
- a CDS encoding cation diffusion facilitator family transporter, whose protein sequence is MSRENILIKTSWISTIGNAILSASKIIIGLWTGSLAVVGDGIDSATDVVISIVMIFTARLINRPPSKKYVFGYEKAEGIATKILSLVIFYAGVQMLISSIQSIFSDEVKEIPSSIAIYVTVFSIIGKLLLALYQYKQGKKINSSMLTANAINMRNDVVISTGVLLGLIFTFIFKSPILDSVTGLIISLFIIKSSISIFIDSNVELMDGVKDVNVYNKIFEAVEKVPGASNPHRVRSRMIGNLYMITLDIEVNPQITITQAHEIAGAVEKSIINSVDNVYDILVHVEPAGECQTGEKFGVDKDMV, encoded by the coding sequence ATGTCAAGAGAGAATATCTTAATCAAAACCTCATGGATTAGCACCATTGGCAATGCAATTCTGTCCGCATCAAAAATCATCATCGGTTTATGGACCGGTAGTTTGGCGGTAGTGGGCGACGGTATCGACTCGGCAACCGACGTCGTAATCTCTATCGTCATGATTTTTACGGCACGCCTCATCAACCGCCCTCCTTCAAAGAAATATGTATTCGGTTACGAGAAAGCGGAAGGCATTGCGACAAAGATTCTGTCACTGGTGATATTTTATGCCGGTGTACAAATGTTGATATCGTCCATTCAAAGCATTTTCTCAGATGAAGTGAAAGAGATACCATCGTCTATCGCTATCTATGTCACCGTGTTTTCTATTATCGGTAAGCTCTTGCTGGCTTTATACCAATACAAACAGGGAAAGAAGATCAACAGCTCCATGCTCACGGCAAACGCTATCAATATGCGCAATGATGTCGTCATTTCAACCGGTGTTTTGCTGGGATTGATATTCACTTTCATCTTCAAATCACCCATACTCGATTCGGTTACGGGATTGATAATCAGCCTCTTTATCATCAAATCTTCCATCAGCATTTTTATTGATTCCAATGTGGAGCTAATGGACGGGGTGAAAGATGTCAATGTATATAATAAGATATTCGAGGCGGTAGAGAAAGTGCCCGGTGCCAGCAATCCACATCGCGTCCGGTCACGAATGATAGGAAATCTCTATATGATTACCCTTGATATAGAAGTGAATCCGCAAATTACCATCACACAGGCACATGAGATTGCAGGTGCGGTGGAGAAGAGCATCATTAATTCGGTGGATAACGTATATGATATTCTGGTACACGTGGAACCTGCCGGTGAGTGTCAGACAGGAGAAAAATTCGGGGTCGATAAAGATATGGTTTGA